GTTGTTCTGGAGGCCTCACCCAGAATAGCTGCCTGTGTTATTTGTGTTTCCTGCTCTCTGGGGCAATGCAGATGCTGTATGGCAGACACAAATCAAGGGTGAGTTACCCTTTTCCTGTAGTCATGATTGCCTAACCTTTAATAATCTGTGACCAACTAGGTATTGAATCCAGGTCACCCACATGCCTCAAGActgttagccctctgagctataaaaaaaaaaaaaaaaaactgtgctGTGCATTTATTCTGGAAGCTAACAGTTTTCAGATAAGGTTACTGACCTGTCCATAGTTCACTGAGCCACCGATGTTATAACTTTTACCGGCTGTTCAGATGGAACAAAAAATGTAAGCTTTCTTTTCATTTTTCAGCATTCTATGGAGTTCTTTTTTATGACCAGAAGGAGGTAGCATTTGCTAACTATCGACTATGGGAGTCAGTGCGATTTGTAGTGTTTTATGCGCTCAGAAACTTCCTCTCTGGAAATCATGGTGGGGTGGAATTCAAACAGAGAAAAAAATTCTACACAGAGGGGGAAATTAAGTCCAAACCGTAGAGGGATTGCCCTGACCACAGAAACTACAAGACGTAGTAGAAGTCTACAAATCTTGACTGTATTAAATAGACAATGTGGAATTACAGCTCTCATGTAAATAGATATGTATGCTGTGAAAATTATGAGAAATATACATACAATTTTTAGTATGTCAAGTATAGGTTATATGTATAGCGGTCCCTTATGTTGGTAGCGGGGTCAACATGGTTCTTTTTACAAGGTTTAAATAGTGTATTACTGCCTATTTACTGATGTTACCAGCTACCAAATTATTTCGGTATGAATGTGGGTAGCAAAAACAACAACTTGAACTTCATGTCTTCAGTATTCACCAGTAAAAGTGGAAAAAACTTTTTTTCGGTAAAAATCGGTGACTATGTCTTCAAATGTCGGCTAATTGACTTCAAATCGAATTGAAGTCACATCCATTGTTACTGTAGGCTACATTGAATCATGAAAAACTGACCTCCACCTGTCCTGCTCGAACCACATGACTTGGCTACACTCTTTCGCGCGGCAGTGGGTTCACCTAGCAACACGGATGACCGGCAGGCGTGGAGGTCTTAATAACACTCGCAGAACTGAAGAAAGCTCAGACCGGGCGAGAGGTGCCTGTGTTTAAAAAGAAGAGATCTCTCATCAAGGTAGGTAGAATGTAAATACGATATTGGACAATTTCAGTGAGATGTGTGACGGTAATCGAGGTTCATTAATCATATGTTGAATTCTAACGCCCATGTGTAAAGCCTGCTAGACTGGTTGGTTGCTACTGCCAGTCTCTGTTTAGCTATTGGCGCATGGCACGAAGTAGGAGTGGAATGTTATAGAGACTGGTACCAAGCAGGGAGTACAAGGAGTGTAATGTTACAGAGACTGGTACCCAGCACAGATTACAAAGAGTTGGATGTTACAGAGACTGGCCCCCAGACTAGAAGTTTACAGCCAAAGTTTGATTGCATAGGAACAAAATGATTTGAATTGcaatgattgttttcaattaaaatgtattCACAAATATCTTAcaagcaaagagcaatttctaaGAAATAATAAGGGAGTGTAAGGGAGTGGTCTGATGGCAACAGTTTACCTTCCAAGTTAGGAATAAACTGACTCATTTTGTAACCTCATCAATATAATGGTACTGTTGTTTTTTAGTGAAGGATCAGACTGTTGCTTACCTGGTATGGCCGCAGGGGTGTGTGGCCCCACACCCCTGGTGTTCCGGCTACACGATGGAGCCCCAGAGCTGGTGAGAGAGGTGCTGCTGGAAAGAGGCTGGGAGGAGTATGACgagcaggagcaggaggagggagaCTGGAACCTCTACTGGCGCACCTCAGCCTTCCACAACTCAGACTATGAGAACATACTGCCATGGCAGAGACTCAACCATCACCCCAAGACTGTGGGCATCACCCGCAAGGATTGCCTGGCCAGAAACCTGAAGAGAATGAGAGGGACGTTCGGCTCGGGTCTTTACAACTTCAGCCCGACAACTTTCATCCTCCCCAATGATTACACCAGGTTTCTGGCAGAGTACACCAAGCATCGTTTGAAGAATGGAGGCAGGTCGTGGTATTGGATCTGCAAGCCAGTGGATCTATCAAGAGGCAGGGGCGTCTTTATCTTTGAGGACATCAGAGACTTGGTGTATGACTCCTCAGTGATCATTCAGAGATACATCAGCAATCCTCTCCTCATCTCAGGGTACAAATTTGACCTTCGGATCTATGTTTGTGTGAAAAGTTTTCAGCCTCTCACCATCTACATGCATCAGGAGGGATTGGTACGCTTTGCGACTGAGAAATACAATTTGACATCTTTGGACAACCTTTATTCTCACCTGACCAACACGAGCATTAATAAGTTTGGCCCCTTCTACacaacagacaaagagagagtgggacaagGATGTAAGTGGACTATGAGTAAATTCCGCTGCTTTCTTCATAGCCAAGGTATCAATGAACTGTTCCTCTGGCaaaagatcaacaacattgtcacACTAACTTTGCTCACCATAGCCCCATCCGTACCTTCCAGTCCCAACAGTGTTGAGCTCTTTGGGTTTGACATCCTAATTGATGCTAAATATAAGCCATGGCTACTAGAGGTTAACTACAGCCCTGCTCTCACCATCGACTGCCAAGTAGACGTGACAGTCAAGAAAGTACTTCTCAATGATCTGGTTGATCTGATGAACTACAAGTCCATGGACAGCGTTAGACAGAGAGGATATCTCAAACAGAAGTACAAACGCCCCTGCTATCTAGGCAGCCAGTCTCTGCAGTCCCCAATGTTGCTCCCCAAGTCTAGGTGTGAGCACCACCCAGCAAACAAGAAAAGTCACAGCATCCATTCTACGTTTTCTGACAGTATGAGATACTTTCCATCAGTTGAGATGAACCGGATACGTTCTGCAAGGAATTCCATAAGCAACACCAAGGGCTCGGCTCTGAATCCAATACTCATCCCACATTCAAAGACTGCAGCGGTAACTGGAAACAGAAAGACACATCCAGTGCTCTCACAGATGACAGAGGCCATCCAGTGGTCTGAGGTTACAGAGTCAGAGTTTGATGACAGAAACCTGTCAACACTTGTTATCCCATGGCAGGCCTCAAGGCAACCAGCCGGGGGCTGCTGTAAGCTACCTGCCATTCACATTCAAAAGTACAAGACTCCTAAATTCCCATGGGACCCTAAAAGCCAAGATAAGAGCACCCCACCACTCCGTGTGGGAGACTTCATACTGACGTTTCCTTTTAATGAGGTCACACTGAAGGCGTCGTGGGACAAGCTCAACGTTAAGACTGCAGTCCACGAGGTTCACAAGCTCATCAGCCAGCTAGCGTCAGGTTGTAGCCACAAACAGAAGAGAGGGACGGAAGATGAGTTGGATAGATGCAAAGAGAAAAAGGATTTTGGGTCTTTGTTTTGGGGACCTACGAACCCTCCTCTACTTAGTGAGTGCCACTTGTCAAACTAACTGAGCAACTGAACATTTTTGGAATCAACCTTTTGTAATAATTTATTATTAGCACAGCCTAAACATTAATGTGTAAAAACACGAAAGtatacagtataaacacacattaTATGGAAAAGCAACCTTGTAATTTGTCCACAATTTCAAAATAACCTATTttgtatctatactgaacaaaaatacaaacgcaacatgcaacatgcaacaatttcaaagattttactgagttacatacatataaggaaatcagtcagtttcaattaattcattaggccctaatctatggatttcacatgcctGGGCAGGGGTCCCACCCACTGAAGAGCCAGtcgccaatcagaatgagtttttccccacaaaagggctttattacagacagaaatactcctcagcaggaAACCGGGCCCAGGTCAGTAAGTTATTAGCCCTAACCTACATGTCAGTCTTGTTGTTTGAGAGGCAAGGGATATGTGAGGACCTCATGAATAATCTGTCATTCTGTGCAACATAAGAATCCTGCTGACACAAATGAAGAGGTCAAGAAGGTTATGACATTGCCATGCAAAAATAAGAAATATATTCCTTCAAGAGAGCAGTATGGACATTCAAAGATCTCTACAAAATAGTTTCAACACAAATGTATTGTATTGATTAGTAGTACTTATTTAGTGTACAATGATTTATGAATAATAAACATATACAATTTAAAAATGTCTGTTTACACACAAGCACTTAGAAAATGATCAAATATGCCACAGGAAAATAGCTACAGTCAAACACAATGGAGCATTGCTAATTTGGTATAAAGGCTTGAAAAACATAAAACATATGTTCTTCATTTCTTGTCTATTATGACAATGCCATCCTTGTCCTTAATGCGTACTCTGCCCGAGGGGAACTTGGTCTCTTGCCTTCCATTAGAATACACCGTCTTCAATGTTCCATCAGGGTATTCCCTCCGCTTGTACTGGGACGTATGGATCTCTCTTTGGCCATTGTTGAACTCCACTGTTTTCTCCCCACTTCTACAgtttcagaacacacacacacaaaatataaaAATGCAGCAGTAGTTAAGACTTTTACCCTTCATAAAATAGAGCCAAGTACTGTATGTGTATCTTACTCTGAGAGCTTGACCACTGTTCCATCTGGGAAGATGCTCTCCTCTCTGCCGTCAGGATAGAGGAACTTTATCGTCTGATCTGGGAAGACGATCTCCCTCTTTCCATCAGGGTGGTGTTTCTCTACAGACAAcattaatacattttttgttatcTGTGTCTATGCCTGGTCACCCTgaaaatatacactacatggccaaatgtatgtggacacctgcttgttgaacatctcattccaaaatcatgggcattaatatgcagccacctttgctgctataacagcctccactcttctgggaaggctttccactagatgttggaacattgttgcagggacttgcttccattcagccacaagagcattagtgacgtcgggcactgatgttgggctattaggcctggctggcagtcagtgttccaattaatcctaaaggtgttcgatggggttgaggtcagggctctgtgcaggccagtcatgttcttccacatcgatttcgacaaaccatttctgtatggacctcgctttgtgcacgggggcattgtcatgctgagaccggaaaggtccttccccaaactgttgccgcaaagttggaagcacagaatcgtctagaaaagtggttcccaaactttttatagtcccataccccttcaaacattcaacctccagctgcgtaccccctctagcagcaGGGTCAggacactctcaaatgttgttttttgccatcattgtaagcctgccacacacacaccatacgatacatttattaaacataagaatgagtgtgagtttttgtcacaacggCTCTTGGGAagagacaaagagctcttatttggtcctgccgtacacacctacacgtacgctacggtcacaagacgcaggcctcctaattgtccctagaatttctaagcaaacagctggaggcagggctttctcctatagagctccatttttatggaatgatctacctacccatgtgagacgcagactcagtctcaacctttaagtctttactgaagactcatctcttcagtaggtcatgtgattgagtgtagtctggcccaggagtgtgaaggtgaacggaaaggctctggagcaacgaaccgcccttgcagtctctgcctggccggttcccctctctccactgggattctctgcctctaaccctattacaggggctgagtcactggcttactggtgctcttccatgccgtccctaggaggggtgcgtcactcgAGTGGGTTGAGtccactgacgtgatcttcctgtctggattggcgcccccccttgggttgtgccgtggcggagatctttgtgggctatactcggccttgtctcaggatggtaagttggtggttgaagatattcctctagtggtgtgggggctgtgctttggcaagtgggtggggttatatcctgcctgtttggccctgtctaggggtatcatcagatggggccacagtgtctcctgacccctcctgactcagcctccagtatttatgctgcagtagtttatgtgtcgggggctagggtcagtctgttatatctggagtacttctcctgtcttatccggtgtcctgtgtgaatttaagtatgctctctctaattctctctttctttctttctctctctcggaagacctgagccctaggaccatgcctcaggactacccggcatgatgactccttgctgtccccagtccacctggcagtgctgctgctccagtttcaactgttctgcctgcggctatggaaccctgacctgttcaccggacgtgctacctgttccagacctgctgttttcaactctctagagacagcaggagcggtagagatactctcaatgatcggctatgaaaagccaactgacatttactcctgaggtgctgacttgttgcaccctcgacaactactgtgattattattatttgaccatgctggtcatttatgaacatttgaacatcttggccatgttctgttataatctccacccggcacagccagaagaggactggccacccctcatagcctggttcctctaggtttcttcctaggttttggcctttctagggagtttttcctagccactgtgcttctacacctgcattgcttgctgtttggggttttaggctgggtttctgtacagcactttgagatatcagctgatgtaagaagggctatataaatacatttgatttgatttgatataggaccagtgcacaaataataatataataataatcaataatattgctctttatttaaccatcttacatataaaaccttatttgttcatcgaaaattgtgaataactcaccacagattaatgagaagggtgtgcttacACATATGCttacacataactctgcaatgttgggatgtattggagagagtctcagtcttaaataattttccacacacagtctgtgcctgtatttagttttcatgctagtgagggcagagaatccactctcacataggtacgtggttgcaaaggacatcagtgtcttaacagtgcgatTTGCCAAGTCACGATACTTTGTGCatagcccaatccagaaatctgtcagtggcttttgattaaataacattttcacagaactgcttgttgcaatttcgatgaggctctcttgttcagatatcggtaagtggactggaggcagggcatgaaaggaataacgaatccagttgtttgtgttatccgtttcaggaaagtacctgcagaattgcgcacccaactcactcaggtgcttcgctatatcacatttgacattgtccgtaagcttgggttcatttgcacacaaaacaaatcatacaatgatggaaagacctgtgggttgtccttgttaatgcagacagagaagagctccaacttcttaatcatagcctcaattttgtcacacacattgaatatagttgcggagagtccctgtaatcctaaattcagatcattcaggcgagaaaaaaacacccagataggccagtcgtgtgagaaactcatcatcatacaagcggtcagacaagtgaacattttggtcagtaaagaaaactttaagctcgtctctcaataaaaaaaagtattaatACTTTTCCCATTGATAACCAGCGTactttctgtatgtt
The Salvelinus fontinalis isolate EN_2023a unplaced genomic scaffold, ASM2944872v1 scaffold_1130, whole genome shotgun sequence genome window above contains:
- the LOC129848720 gene encoding probable tubulin polyglutamylase TTLL2; amino-acid sequence: MVLLFFSEGSDCCLPGMAAGVCGPTPLVFRLHDGAPELVREVLLERGWEEYDEQEQEEGDWNLYWRTSAFHNSDYENILPWQRLNHHPKTVGITRKDCLARNLKRMRGTFGSGLYNFSPTTFILPNDYTRFLAEYTKHRLKNGGRSWYWICKPVDLSRGRGVFIFEDIRDLVYDSSVIIQRYISNPLLISGYKFDLRIYVCVKSFQPLTIYMHQEGLVRFATEKYNLTSLDNLYSHLTNTSINKFGPFYTTDKERVGQGCKWTMSKFRCFLHSQGINELFLWQKINNIVTLTLLTIAPSVPSSPNSVELFGFDILIDAKYKPWLLEVNYSPALTIDCQVDVTVKKVLLNDLVDLMNYKSMDSVRQRGYLKQKYKRPCYLGSQSLQSPMLLPKSRCEHHPANKKSHSIHSTFSDSMRYFPSVEMNRIRSARNSISNTKGSALNPILIPHSKTAAVTGNRKTHPVLSQMTEAIQWSEVTESEFDDRNLSTLVIPWQASRQPAGGCCKLPAIHIQKYKTPKFPWDPKSQDKSTPPLRVGDFILTFPFNEVTLKASWDKLNVKTAVHEVHKLISQLASGCSHKQKRGTEDELDRCKEKKDFGSLFWGPTNPPLLSECHLSN
- the LOC129848721 gene encoding centromere protein J-like isoform X2, whose protein sequence is MTCVKKYTIQMIEQLFSNGWRVFTFRNGTRKEITADQKSVTVTFFNGDVKHILADGKVVYYYADAQTTHTTYPTGLEVLQFPNKQMEKHHPDGKREIVFPDQTIKFLYPDGREESIFPDGTVVKLSESGEKTVEFNNGQREIHTSQYKRREYPDGTLKTVYSNGRQETKFPSGRVRIKDKDGIVIIDKK
- the LOC129848721 gene encoding centromere protein J-like isoform X1; this encodes MSGNFTHTTHKGINNDVCEEIHYPDGKIEQLFSNGWRVFTFRNGTRKEITADQKSVTVTFFNGDVKHILADGKVVYYYADAQTTHTTYPTGLEVLQFPNKQMEKHHPDGKREIVFPDQTIKFLYPDGREESIFPDGTVVKLSESGEKTVEFNNGQREIHTSQYKRREYPDGTLKTVYSNGRQETKFPSGRVRIKDKDGIVIIDKK